The following proteins come from a genomic window of Blastococcus sp. HT6-30:
- the pstB gene encoding phosphate ABC transporter ATP-binding protein PstB — MAKRIEVSDLDIYYGKFLAVQGVNVSIEPRSITALIGPSGCGKSTFLRALNRMHEVIPGARVEGKVVMDGQDLYGSDSDPVTVRRQIGMVFQRPNPFPTMSIYDNVAAGMRLNSKKMKKSETDELVERSLRGANLWDEVKDRLDRPGSGLSGGQQQRLCIARAIAVEPDVLLMDEPCSALDPISTLAIEDLMTELKERFTIVIVTHNMQQAARVSEQTGFFNLNGVGQPGRLIEFNPTEKIFSNPDEKATEDYISGRFG, encoded by the coding sequence GTGGCCAAGCGCATCGAGGTGTCGGATCTCGACATCTACTACGGCAAGTTCCTCGCCGTGCAGGGCGTGAACGTCTCCATCGAGCCGCGCAGCATCACGGCCCTGATCGGGCCGTCGGGCTGCGGCAAGTCGACGTTCCTGCGCGCGCTCAACCGCATGCACGAGGTCATCCCTGGCGCGCGGGTGGAGGGCAAGGTCGTCATGGACGGCCAGGACCTCTACGGCTCGGACTCCGACCCGGTGACCGTCCGCCGGCAGATCGGCATGGTGTTCCAGCGACCCAACCCCTTCCCGACGATGTCCATCTACGACAACGTCGCCGCCGGGATGCGCCTGAACTCGAAGAAGATGAAGAAGTCGGAGACCGACGAGCTCGTCGAGCGCTCGCTGCGCGGGGCCAACCTGTGGGACGAGGTCAAGGACCGCCTCGACCGCCCCGGCTCCGGCCTCTCCGGCGGTCAGCAGCAGCGGCTCTGCATCGCCCGCGCGATCGCCGTCGAGCCCGACGTGCTGCTCATGGACGAGCCCTGCTCGGCCCTGGACCCGATCTCCACGCTGGCCATCGAGGACCTGATGACCGAGCTCAAGGAGCGGTTCACGATCGTCATCGTCACGCACAACATGCAGCAGGCCGCGCGCGTTAGCGAGCAGACCGGCTTCTTCAACCTCAACGGGGTCGGCCAGCCGGGCCGGCTGATCGAGTTCAACCCGACCGAGAAGATCTTCAGCAACCCCGACGAGAAGGCGACCGAGGACTACATCTCCGGCCGCTTCGGGTGA
- a CDS encoding bifunctional metallophosphatase/5'-nucleotidase — protein MTRTALRRVASGAAAATALTALMLAGGTSAVSAAPEKAQGPKPVEVQLLALNDFHGNLEAPGGSGGRIQVDAAGTTVDAGGAEYLATQLAQLAEEQKKNNTITVAAGDLIGASPLLSAAFHDEPAIESLGLAGLDYASVGNHEFDEGAEELLRIQHGGCHPVDGCADGTPYEGAGFQYLSANAFLDETGEPLLDPYAIHKVQGVEIGFIGMTLEGTADIVSQEGVAGLEFADEIETANRYAAELQEQGVEAIVVLLHQGGSQTGENAWDVNGCNGLTGPIVDIAEGMDDAIDVIVSGHTHQAYNCQIDGKLVTSASSAGRLVTDIDLAVDRRTGDVLTAEAENVIVTRDLAEDAAQTRLIEHYREALGPIAGEVVGETSEDLTRTQETLFGDARGESVLGNVIADAQLAATDDEYGAVAAFMNPGGVRADLDAGEVTYEEAFTVQPFANNLVTLDLTDEQLYCLLEQQFQVGRTLYVSDTVSYVVDPEGTTALAGADPCTGTRVVEGSLTIGGEAVVAERTYRVTVNNYLAGGGDGFTVLTEGENAVTGPIDTDAFTAYLAEQSPVSAPTLDRITTGVAQG, from the coding sequence ATGACACGAACAGCGCTCCGCCGGGTCGCATCCGGCGCCGCCGCCGCGACGGCACTCACCGCACTGATGCTGGCCGGCGGAACGTCCGCCGTGAGCGCCGCCCCCGAGAAGGCGCAGGGCCCCAAGCCGGTCGAGGTCCAGCTGCTCGCCCTCAACGACTTCCACGGCAACCTCGAGGCGCCGGGCGGCTCGGGCGGCCGGATCCAGGTCGACGCCGCGGGCACGACCGTCGACGCCGGCGGAGCCGAGTACCTCGCCACCCAGCTCGCGCAGCTGGCCGAGGAGCAGAAGAAGAACAACACGATCACCGTCGCCGCCGGCGACCTGATCGGCGCCTCCCCGCTGCTGTCGGCCGCCTTCCACGACGAGCCGGCCATCGAGTCCCTCGGCCTGGCCGGCCTCGACTACGCGAGCGTCGGCAACCACGAGTTCGACGAGGGCGCCGAGGAACTGCTGCGCATCCAGCACGGCGGCTGCCACCCGGTCGACGGCTGCGCCGACGGCACGCCGTACGAGGGCGCCGGGTTCCAGTACCTGTCGGCCAACGCGTTCCTCGACGAGACCGGTGAGCCGCTGCTCGACCCGTACGCGATCCACAAGGTGCAGGGCGTGGAGATCGGCTTCATCGGCATGACGCTGGAGGGCACCGCCGACATCGTCAGCCAGGAAGGCGTCGCCGGGCTGGAGTTCGCCGACGAGATCGAGACGGCCAACCGCTACGCCGCGGAGCTGCAGGAGCAGGGCGTCGAGGCGATCGTCGTCCTCCTGCACCAGGGTGGCTCGCAGACCGGCGAGAACGCCTGGGACGTCAACGGCTGCAACGGCCTCACCGGCCCGATCGTCGACATCGCCGAGGGCATGGACGACGCCATCGACGTCATCGTGAGCGGCCACACCCACCAGGCCTACAACTGCCAGATCGACGGCAAGCTGGTCACCAGTGCCAGCTCCGCCGGCCGGCTGGTCACCGACATCGACCTGGCCGTCGACCGGCGCACCGGGGACGTGCTCACCGCGGAGGCGGAGAACGTCATCGTGACCCGCGACCTGGCCGAGGACGCCGCGCAGACCCGGCTCATCGAGCACTACCGGGAGGCGCTCGGCCCGATCGCCGGCGAGGTCGTCGGCGAGACCTCGGAAGATCTGACGAGGACGCAGGAGACACTCTTCGGGGACGCGCGCGGCGAATCGGTACTCGGCAACGTCATCGCCGACGCCCAGCTCGCCGCCACCGATGACGAGTACGGGGCCGTCGCCGCGTTCATGAACCCGGGTGGCGTCCGCGCGGACCTCGACGCCGGTGAGGTCACCTACGAGGAGGCGTTCACCGTCCAGCCCTTCGCCAACAACCTGGTGACCCTCGACCTGACCGACGAGCAGCTGTACTGCCTGCTGGAGCAGCAGTTCCAGGTGGGCCGCACCCTCTACGTCTCGGACACGGTGTCCTACGTCGTCGACCCCGAGGGGACGACCGCCCTGGCCGGCGCCGATCCGTGCACCGGCACCCGGGTGGTGGAGGGCAGCCTCACGATCGGAGGCGAGGCAGTCGTCGCCGAGCGGACCTACCGCGTCACGGTGAACAACTACCTCGCCGGCGGCGGGGACGGGTTCACCGTCCTGACCGAGGGCGAGAACGCCGTGACCGGCCCGATCGACACGGACGCCTTCACCGCCTACCTCGCCGAGCAGTCGCCGGTGAGCGCGCCGACGCTCGACCGCATCACCACCGGGGTCGCCCAGGGCTGA
- a CDS encoding LCP family protein has translation MGDQPTRDGAGDRDVPGRTRRGRAAQGGAAEPVTVEQLIARQGSAVGGRRAARRGAVEPGRSSRLGRATAAEAEEHRRRPGRRPAADRGGTTAAPDRTAARAEDVPAAQAGLPPVPGAARPPGSQAGLPPVPSAHAGTPPVAGVGLEEPPVRPGLPPLPGAHPGPPPVPPTPGRSPAAWAPDERPSRRSGPIPPLPGLAPPLPSGATVRRPAAARPPRSPGHRRLARAAIALAGIVGVVLLYHLGLYFYVDQRIDRVDALAVDGPEVLAPQLQEAADTYLVVGTGIPGQTGAASVATLVVSVAAEGDRAVLVSVPPTALVDTPACRTADGELRNPATEAFAGALLDGGPACLVRAVQQLSGLRIDHYLGVDLTDLPGMVDALGGVPVCVVPSGAIAAAATPPPAGPSELSGTAASGFLQPGDSGTDSTGAAVAERAQRLLTSTLRAAMSADTLLDPVTLARFLDRASEALTLDEQTTLGDLRVLAGALGDLSGDAVQRAGLPVAQVGYVPAGTDQAYVILDAMATRSLFDEVIDGARLPAEMLEAQRAEQAAAAEAAPEPEAPAGPAPLTAPPAEITVDVLNGTGTTGLAATVADALRGQGFGIATVGNEPGTVSESVVRHGPVALEQARTLAAAVPGSVLQASDSMGDSVQLVIGPGYAGVVPVEIGGPVAADPPVETTVAAPQREAATVSC, from the coding sequence GTGGGTGACCAGCCGACGCGGGACGGCGCGGGCGACCGCGACGTCCCCGGGCGCACCCGCCGCGGGCGGGCGGCCCAGGGCGGCGCCGCCGAGCCGGTCACCGTCGAGCAGCTGATCGCCCGGCAGGGCAGCGCGGTCGGCGGCCGGCGTGCCGCCCGCCGGGGCGCGGTGGAGCCGGGCAGGAGCAGCCGTCTCGGGCGCGCCACCGCCGCGGAGGCGGAGGAGCACAGGCGGCGGCCCGGACGTCGGCCGGCGGCAGACCGCGGCGGGACCACCGCCGCTCCGGACCGGACTGCTGCCCGTGCCGAGGACGTCCCCGCCGCGCAGGCGGGACTGCCTCCGGTACCCGGCGCCGCCCGGCCGCCCGGCTCCCAGGCCGGTCTGCCCCCGGTGCCGTCGGCGCACGCGGGGACCCCGCCCGTCGCGGGGGTCGGGCTCGAGGAGCCCCCGGTCCGGCCGGGGCTCCCACCGCTTCCCGGCGCGCACCCCGGGCCGCCCCCGGTGCCGCCGACGCCTGGCCGGTCGCCGGCGGCCTGGGCGCCCGACGAGCGTCCCTCCCGGCGCAGCGGCCCGATCCCGCCGCTGCCGGGGCTGGCCCCGCCGCTCCCGTCGGGGGCCACCGTGCGCCGTCCCGCCGCCGCCCGCCCGCCGCGGAGTCCGGGGCACCGCCGCCTCGCTCGTGCGGCGATCGCCCTGGCCGGCATCGTCGGCGTCGTCCTCCTCTACCACCTGGGCCTCTACTTCTACGTCGACCAGCGCATCGACCGGGTGGACGCGCTCGCCGTCGACGGCCCCGAGGTGCTGGCCCCGCAACTGCAGGAGGCCGCCGACACCTACCTCGTCGTCGGCACCGGCATCCCGGGGCAGACGGGGGCGGCCTCGGTGGCCACCCTGGTGGTCTCGGTCGCGGCCGAGGGCGACCGCGCCGTGCTGGTGAGCGTGCCGCCCACGGCGCTGGTGGACACCCCCGCGTGTCGCACGGCGGACGGTGAGCTCCGGAACCCGGCCACCGAGGCGTTCGCCGGCGCGCTGCTCGACGGCGGGCCGGCGTGCCTGGTCCGGGCCGTCCAGCAGCTGTCCGGCCTGCGGATCGACCACTACCTCGGCGTCGACCTCACCGACCTGCCCGGAATGGTCGACGCGCTGGGCGGCGTCCCGGTCTGCGTCGTGCCGTCGGGCGCGATCGCGGCCGCGGCGACCCCGCCACCGGCCGGGCCCTCCGAACTCTCCGGCACCGCGGCGTCGGGCTTCCTGCAGCCGGGTGACAGCGGGACCGATAGCACGGGCGCCGCCGTGGCCGAGCGGGCCCAGCGGCTGCTCACCTCGACCCTGCGCGCGGCGATGTCCGCGGACACGTTGCTCGACCCGGTCACCCTCGCCCGCTTCCTCGACCGGGCCTCGGAGGCGTTGACACTCGACGAGCAGACGACGCTCGGTGACCTGCGGGTGCTCGCCGGCGCGCTCGGCGACCTGTCGGGCGACGCGGTGCAGCGGGCGGGGCTGCCGGTCGCCCAGGTCGGTTACGTGCCGGCCGGCACCGACCAGGCCTACGTGATCCTCGATGCGATGGCGACGCGATCACTGTTCGACGAGGTCATCGACGGCGCCCGGCTGCCGGCCGAGATGCTGGAGGCGCAGCGCGCCGAGCAGGCGGCTGCAGCGGAGGCCGCGCCCGAGCCGGAGGCCCCCGCCGGGCCCGCCCCGCTCACCGCCCCGCCGGCGGAGATCACCGTCGACGTGCTCAACGGCACCGGCACGACCGGGCTGGCGGCGACGGTCGCCGACGCCCTCCGCGGCCAGGGCTTCGGCATCGCGACGGTCGGCAACGAGCCGGGAACCGTCAGCGAGAGCGTGGTGCGCCACGGCCCGGTGGCGCTGGAGCAGGCGCGGACCCTGGCCGCGGCCGTGCCGGGGTCGGTGCTCCAGGCGAGCGACTCGATGGGCGACTCGGTGCAGCTGGTCATCGGCCCGGGTTACGCGGGCGTCGTGCCGGTGGAGATCGGCGGTCCGGTGGCCGCCGACCCGCCCGTGGAGACGACGGTGGCCGCCCCCCAGCGGGAGGCGGCCACGGTCAGCTGCTGA
- a CDS encoding DUF2795 domain-containing protein yields the protein MTESAGDFAGSRSTKHNPRLDEELEHEVQGMMKAERATRAHEWREVEPVAEGDPDIDADPAGTLTGGVPVGMTEDAVVARAELARWLDRADFPSTGPELVEAARDHRAPDVVAAELARLPEGETFERIGDVVRALGYPTETGPGPGASEPASPQDS from the coding sequence GTGACCGAGTCCGCAGGCGACTTCGCCGGCTCGCGCAGCACCAAGCACAACCCGCGGCTCGACGAGGAGCTCGAGCACGAGGTGCAGGGGATGATGAAGGCCGAGCGGGCCACCCGCGCGCACGAGTGGCGCGAGGTGGAGCCGGTCGCCGAGGGTGACCCCGACATCGACGCGGACCCGGCCGGCACGCTGACCGGCGGTGTGCCGGTGGGCATGACCGAGGACGCCGTCGTCGCGCGGGCCGAGCTGGCCCGCTGGCTGGACCGTGCGGACTTCCCGAGCACCGGACCCGAGCTGGTCGAGGCCGCCCGGGACCACCGGGCGCCCGACGTCGTCGCCGCCGAGCTGGCGCGGCTGCCCGAGGGCGAGACCTTCGAGCGGATCGGCGACGTCGTCCGTGCGCTCGGCTACCCGACCGAGACCGGCCCCGGGCCCGGGGCCTCGGAGCCGGCGTCTCCACAGGACTCCTGA
- a CDS encoding DUF2945 domain-containing protein, whose protein sequence is MSDDLKKGDHVTWNSHGREVEGTVERKITSDTEASGRTVRASEDDPQYEVRSDKSGRTAVHKPGALDEA, encoded by the coding sequence ATGTCCGACGACCTGAAGAAGGGTGACCACGTCACCTGGAACAGCCACGGCAGGGAGGTCGAGGGCACGGTGGAGCGGAAGATCACCTCCGACACCGAGGCCTCCGGTCGCACCGTGCGGGCCAGCGAGGACGACCCGCAGTACGAGGTCCGCAGCGACAAGAGCGGGCGCACCGCGGTGCACAAGCCCGGCGCGCTCGACGAGGCCTGA
- the pstC gene encoding phosphate ABC transporter permease subunit PstC, which produces MTATSPPQEPTAPRAVRRPGDQIFSGSAKGAGILILVILAGVTLFLLAESFPALTASAEDLPGEGGLVSYVWPLIFGTLLSATIALLVATPLAVGIALFITHYAPRRVAQVLGYVVDLLAAIPSIVYGFWGIAWLAPRLVPFYRWLEENLGFIPLFAGPVSATGRTMLTIGLVLAVMILPIVSAISREVFTQVPSLHREAALALGATRWEMIKMAVIPYGKSGVIGGAMLGLGRALGETMAVAIILSGSAAGITFALISSANPQTIAANIALQFPESTGLDVNTLIASGLVLFVITLLVNMLARWIVNRRADFSGAN; this is translated from the coding sequence GTGACAGCCACCAGTCCCCCGCAGGAACCGACGGCTCCCCGAGCCGTACGCCGGCCCGGCGACCAGATCTTCTCCGGCAGCGCCAAGGGCGCCGGCATCCTCATCCTGGTCATCCTCGCCGGGGTGACGCTGTTCCTCCTCGCGGAGTCCTTCCCGGCGCTGACCGCGTCGGCGGAGGACCTCCCGGGGGAGGGGGGGCTGGTCTCCTACGTATGGCCGCTGATCTTCGGCACGCTGCTGTCCGCCACCATCGCGCTGCTGGTGGCCACCCCGCTCGCGGTCGGCATCGCGCTGTTCATCACCCACTACGCGCCGCGCCGGGTGGCCCAGGTCCTCGGCTACGTCGTCGACCTCCTCGCCGCCATCCCGAGCATCGTCTACGGCTTCTGGGGCATCGCCTGGCTCGCGCCGCGGCTCGTTCCCTTCTACCGCTGGCTCGAGGAGAACCTCGGCTTCATCCCGCTGTTCGCCGGGCCGGTCTCGGCCACGGGGCGGACGATGCTCACCATCGGGCTGGTCCTCGCGGTCATGATCCTGCCGATCGTCAGTGCCATCTCCCGCGAGGTGTTCACGCAGGTCCCGTCGCTGCACCGCGAGGCGGCGCTGGCCCTCGGCGCCACCCGCTGGGAGATGATCAAGATGGCAGTGATCCCCTACGGCAAGAGCGGCGTCATCGGCGGCGCCATGCTCGGCCTGGGGCGAGCGCTCGGCGAGACCATGGCGGTCGCCATCATCCTTTCCGGCTCGGCCGCGGGGATCACCTTCGCCTTGATCTCCAGCGCCAACCCGCAGACGATCGCGGCCAACATCGCACTGCAGTTCCCGGAGTCCACCGGGCTGGACGTCAACACGCTGATCGCCAGTGGCCTGGTGCTGTTCGTGATCACGCTCCTGGTCAACATGCTCGCCCGTTGGATCGTCAACCGCCGCGCCGACTTCTCCGGAGCCAACTGA
- the pstS gene encoding phosphate ABC transporter substrate-binding protein PstS encodes MKLSTKTRATTLSVALASTLALAACGASNESGGGSTGGSGTGSGTELSGTLVGAGASSQQAAMQGWTAGYSSVQPDVTVNYDPVGSGGGREQFLAGGTDFAGSDAALDEEELAQAEERCGTSGVFELVNYIAPIAVVYNLEGVDELNLSPETLAGIFNQQITNWNDPAIAADNPDATLPDLPITPVNRADDSGTTENFTEYLAAAAGDAWPHEPDGVWPVAGGEAAQGTSGVVSAVGAGNGAIGYADLSQAGDLGVANIGVGEEFVAPSAEAAAAVVENSETVGGRGEYDFAIELARDTTESGNYPIVLVSYHIGCVEYDEQETADLVKDFMGYVISEEGQQAAAEAAGSAPISDALREQNQTAIDAITAG; translated from the coding sequence TTGAAGCTCAGCACCAAGACGCGCGCCACCACGCTCTCCGTGGCGCTCGCCAGCACCCTCGCGCTCGCCGCCTGCGGCGCGTCCAACGAGTCCGGCGGCGGCTCCACCGGCGGCAGCGGCACCGGGTCGGGCACCGAGCTGAGCGGCACGCTCGTGGGTGCCGGCGCGAGCAGCCAGCAGGCCGCCATGCAGGGCTGGACCGCCGGGTACAGCAGCGTCCAGCCGGACGTCACGGTCAACTACGACCCGGTCGGCTCCGGCGGCGGTCGTGAGCAGTTCCTCGCCGGCGGCACCGACTTCGCCGGCTCCGACGCCGCGCTGGACGAGGAGGAGCTCGCGCAGGCCGAGGAGCGCTGCGGGACGTCCGGCGTCTTCGAGCTGGTCAACTACATCGCCCCCATCGCGGTCGTCTACAACCTCGAGGGCGTCGACGAGCTCAACCTCTCCCCGGAGACCCTGGCGGGAATCTTCAACCAGCAGATCACCAACTGGAACGACCCGGCCATCGCTGCGGACAACCCGGACGCCACGCTGCCCGACCTGCCGATCACCCCGGTCAACCGCGCGGACGACTCCGGCACCACGGAGAACTTCACCGAGTACCTGGCCGCTGCGGCCGGTGACGCCTGGCCGCACGAGCCCGACGGCGTCTGGCCGGTGGCCGGCGGCGAGGCTGCGCAGGGCACCTCCGGCGTGGTCAGCGCGGTCGGGGCCGGCAACGGGGCCATCGGCTACGCCGACCTGAGCCAGGCGGGCGACCTCGGCGTGGCCAACATCGGGGTGGGCGAGGAGTTCGTGGCGCCGTCGGCCGAGGCCGCCGCCGCGGTGGTCGAGAACTCCGAGACGGTCGGGGGCCGTGGTGAGTACGACTTCGCCATCGAGCTGGCACGCGACACCACCGAGTCCGGCAACTACCCGATCGTGCTGGTCAGCTACCACATCGGCTGCGTCGAGTACGACGAGCAGGAGACAGCGGACCTGGTCAAGGACTTCATGGGCTACGTGATCAGCGAGGAGGGGCAGCAGGCCGCGGCGGAGGCCGCCGGCTCGGCGCCGATCTCGGACGCCCTCCGCGAGCAGAACCAGACGGCGATCGACGCGATCACCGCCGGCTGA
- a CDS encoding siderophore-interacting protein, with the protein MTSPDGAVFTDGLRPVDVLTVVAVTDVTPSVRRVTLSGDAAVVAAAGPTVNLLVPRVDDPDPRWPRIQRDGRIVWPEGGHGVALRSYTARRQDPAAGEVDIDFVLHGDGPAAAWAGAARPGALLGIAGAASLAERPARWLLLAADETALPAVSRILAAAPPQTAGVAYLEVAGPAEEQELAAPAGVELRWLHRGPTPPGKSTLLVDAVAALDPPQDEDVFAWVGAESAAVRAIRADLRGRWGLGRAQHHAIGYWRLGRAMGG; encoded by the coding sequence GTGACCTCTCCCGACGGCGCCGTCTTCACCGACGGCCTGCGACCGGTCGACGTCCTCACCGTCGTCGCGGTGACCGACGTGACCCCCTCGGTGCGGCGGGTGACCCTGTCCGGGGACGCCGCCGTCGTGGCCGCGGCCGGGCCCACCGTGAACCTCCTCGTACCGCGGGTCGACGACCCGGACCCACGCTGGCCGCGCATCCAGCGGGACGGCCGGATCGTGTGGCCCGAGGGCGGCCACGGGGTCGCGCTGCGCAGCTACACGGCCCGGCGGCAGGACCCGGCCGCCGGCGAGGTAGACATCGACTTCGTCCTGCACGGCGACGGGCCGGCCGCCGCCTGGGCGGGGGCGGCGCGGCCCGGTGCGCTGCTCGGGATCGCCGGTGCCGCCTCGCTCGCCGAGCGGCCGGCGCGCTGGCTGCTGCTCGCCGCCGACGAGACCGCTCTGCCGGCCGTGAGCCGCATCCTCGCCGCCGCCCCGCCGCAGACGGCCGGGGTCGCCTACCTGGAGGTGGCCGGCCCGGCCGAGGAGCAGGAGCTCGCGGCACCGGCCGGCGTCGAGCTGCGCTGGCTGCACCGCGGGCCCACGCCCCCGGGGAAGAGCACGCTCCTGGTCGATGCCGTGGCGGCCCTGGACCCTCCGCAGGACGAGGACGTCTTCGCCTGGGTGGGTGCGGAGTCGGCCGCGGTCCGCGCCATCCGGGCCGACCTGCGGGGCCGGTGGGGGCTGGGGCGGGCGCAGCACCACGCGATCGGCTACTGGCGTCTGGGCCGCGCCATGGGGGGCTGA
- a CDS encoding response regulator transcription factor, whose amino-acid sequence MTTTASAHATGGAVSGNEPTGRPAPEARLLVVDDEPNIRELLSASLRYAGFEVATAADGQQALALAASFRPDLLVLDVMMPGLDGFGVVRRLRETGRHTPVLFLTARDAPEDKISGLTLGGDDYVTKPFSLDEVVARIRAVLRRTTGAQRPAEAPRLTFADIELDEESHEVIKAGEVISLSPTEFKLLRYLMANAGRVLSKAQILDHVWNYDFNGEANVVESYISYLRRKIDTTEPRLLQTIRGVGYTLRLPRGS is encoded by the coding sequence ATGACGACGACGGCATCGGCCCACGCGACCGGAGGAGCAGTGTCCGGGAACGAGCCCACCGGCCGCCCGGCCCCGGAGGCCCGCCTCCTGGTGGTCGACGACGAGCCGAACATCCGCGAGCTGCTGTCGGCGAGCCTCCGCTACGCGGGCTTCGAGGTCGCCACCGCGGCCGACGGGCAGCAGGCGCTCGCGCTCGCCGCGTCGTTCCGCCCGGACCTGCTGGTGCTCGACGTGATGATGCCCGGGCTCGACGGCTTCGGCGTCGTCCGCCGGCTGCGCGAGACCGGCCGCCACACCCCGGTGCTGTTCCTGACCGCCCGGGACGCCCCGGAGGACAAGATCTCCGGGCTCACCCTCGGCGGGGACGACTACGTCACCAAACCGTTCAGCCTGGACGAGGTCGTGGCGCGCATCCGGGCCGTCCTCCGGCGCACGACGGGTGCGCAGCGCCCGGCCGAGGCGCCCCGGCTGACCTTCGCCGACATCGAGCTGGACGAGGAGTCGCACGAGGTCATCAAGGCCGGTGAGGTCATCAGCCTCTCCCCGACCGAGTTCAAGCTGCTGCGCTACCTCATGGCCAACGCCGGTCGGGTGCTGTCGAAGGCGCAGATCCTCGACCACGTGTGGAACTACGACTTCAACGGCGAGGCCAACGTCGTGGAGTCCTACATCTCCTATCTGCGCCGCAAGATCGACACGACCGAGCCCCGCCTGCTGCAGACCATCCGCGGGGTCGGCTACACCCTGCGGCTGCCGCGCGGCTCGTGA
- the pstA gene encoding phosphate ABC transporter permease PstA encodes MSTSIQQRTSGASAPGTPPERREDGRLPRWAPWVSFAAALALAALLGALTSPNIVLLVVYTVVLGTVVLYMASRVVEGQRRAADRLVTCLVVTAFGIAMVPLVSLAYEVIRRGAQRFDGEFFGASLLGVIGEGGGAYHAIMGTLIITLLTTLISVPIGLMTAIYLVEYGSGRLKRSITFFVDVMTGIPSIVAGLFAYALFVIFFGPGIRLGIMGAVALSVLMIPVVVRSAEEVLKLVPNELREAAYALGVPKWRTILKVVIPTAIAGLGTGVTLAIARVIGETAPLLVTVGITNGTNLNPFEGRMATLPVYAFYQLTQPGVPPEDAINRAWTAALVLIMLVMGLNVVARMISRVFAPKTSR; translated from the coding sequence ATGAGCACGTCGATCCAGCAGCGCACCTCGGGCGCCTCCGCCCCGGGCACGCCCCCCGAGCGGCGCGAGGACGGCCGGCTGCCCCGGTGGGCGCCCTGGGTCAGCTTCGCCGCGGCTCTGGCGCTGGCCGCACTCCTCGGCGCGCTGACCAGCCCGAACATCGTCCTGCTGGTCGTCTACACCGTCGTCCTGGGCACCGTCGTCCTGTACATGGCTTCGCGCGTTGTCGAGGGCCAGCGGCGGGCCGCGGACCGGCTGGTCACGTGCCTGGTGGTGACGGCGTTCGGAATCGCCATGGTCCCGCTGGTCTCGCTCGCCTACGAGGTCATCCGCCGCGGCGCCCAGCGGTTCGACGGCGAGTTCTTCGGCGCGTCCCTCCTGGGCGTGATCGGCGAGGGCGGCGGTGCCTACCACGCGATCATGGGCACTCTGATCATCACCTTGCTCACCACGCTCATCTCCGTGCCGATCGGCCTGATGACCGCCATCTACCTGGTCGAGTACGGCTCCGGCCGGCTCAAGCGGTCGATCACCTTCTTCGTCGACGTGATGACCGGGATCCCGTCGATCGTCGCGGGTCTCTTCGCCTACGCCCTGTTCGTCATCTTCTTCGGCCCGGGGATCCGGCTGGGCATCATGGGCGCCGTGGCCCTCTCGGTCCTGATGATCCCGGTCGTGGTGCGGTCGGCGGAAGAGGTGCTCAAGCTCGTCCCCAACGAACTGCGCGAGGCCGCCTATGCGCTCGGCGTGCCGAAGTGGCGGACCATCCTGAAGGTCGTCATCCCCACCGCGATCGCCGGCCTCGGGACCGGCGTCACGCTGGCCATCGCGCGGGTCATCGGCGAGACCGCACCGCTGCTCGTGACGGTCGGCATCACGAACGGCACCAATCTGAACCCGTTCGAGGGCCGCATGGCCACCCTGCCGGTCTACGCCTTCTACCAGCTGACCCAGCCGGGCGTCCCGCCCGAGGACGCCATCAACCGGGCCTGGACAGCGGCGCTGGTCCTCATCATGCTGGTGATGGGCCTCAATGTGGTCGCCCGCATGATCAGCCGCGTCTTCGCCCCCAAGACCAGCCGCTGA